In Acidobacteriota bacterium, a single genomic region encodes these proteins:
- a CDS encoding porin, producing the protein MISIAGGTFLTLTWCVVNGSAADKEVQVEWKDGVRLETRDKTVRFRFGGRIHYDWATMSQDSGIRESLGSLQDGTEPRRARIYFSGELHEQVEFKVQYDFAGGTAKFKDVYLGLKGIPYLGKIRLGHVKEPFSLEEMTSSNNVTFLERALPNVFAPSRNTGVLISNHFKERVSWGMGVFLDTNDLGVDQGDGEFNFTGRLTGTPWHAEKGKKVVHLGLGYSHRSPSEPSFRYRQRPEAHLAPRFVDTGTLRMQSAHLVGPEFALVHGPASVQAEYIRAGLNPVTGNANSNFHGYYLLGSYFLTGEQRNYRASAGQFRGIKPKRNFNLGQRGTGAWEVAVRYSSLDLNHGVVSGGKLDDFTAGLNWYLNPNARVMWNYIRANRESLGKADVFQMRFQVNF; encoded by the coding sequence ATGATATCCATAGCCGGCGGGACGTTTCTGACACTGACCTGGTGTGTTGTGAACGGCTCGGCTGCGGACAAGGAGGTTCAGGTCGAATGGAAGGACGGGGTGCGCCTGGAGACCAGGGACAAGACGGTGCGATTCAGGTTTGGTGGCAGAATCCACTACGACTGGGCAACCATGTCTCAGGATTCGGGAATTCGAGAAAGCCTGGGCTCTCTTCAAGATGGAACCGAGCCCCGAAGAGCGAGAATCTACTTCTCCGGCGAACTTCATGAACAGGTGGAATTCAAGGTTCAGTACGACTTCGCCGGCGGCACCGCCAAGTTCAAGGACGTCTACCTGGGTCTGAAAGGAATTCCCTACCTGGGAAAGATCAGACTGGGACATGTGAAGGAGCCGTTCAGCCTGGAGGAGATGACCAGCAGCAACAACGTCACCTTCCTGGAGCGTGCCTTACCTAACGTCTTCGCTCCTTCCCGAAACACGGGCGTGCTGATTTCCAACCACTTCAAGGAGAGGGTGAGCTGGGGAATGGGTGTCTTTCTCGACACCAACGACCTGGGAGTGGACCAGGGGGACGGGGAGTTCAATTTCACCGGGCGGTTGACGGGAACGCCCTGGCACGCGGAAAAGGGTAAAAAGGTTGTCCATCTGGGGCTCGGCTACAGCCATCGGAGCCCGAGCGAACCCAGCTTTCGCTACCGTCAAAGGCCCGAGGCTCACCTGGCGCCCCGGTTTGTGGATACCGGAACCCTGAGGATGCAATCGGCCCACCTGGTGGGCCCCGAGTTCGCCCTGGTTCACGGTCCTGCGTCCGTGCAAGCCGAGTACATCCGAGCCGGGCTGAACCCGGTCACCGGCAACGCCAACTCCAACTTTCACGGCTACTACCTGTTGGGAAGCTACTTTCTCACCGGTGAGCAGCGAAACTACCGCGCCTCGGCAGGTCAGTTCCGAGGCATCAAGCCCAAACGGAACTTCAACCTCGGCCAAAGGGGGACGGGCGCCTGGGAAGTGGCGGTTCGTTACTCGTCGCTCGACCTGAACCATGGAGTCGTTTCCGGCGGAAAGCTGGACGACTTCACGGCCGGACTCAACTGGTACCTGAACCCCAATGCTCGTGTGATGTGGAACTACATCCGCGCCAATCGTGAATCACTCGGCAAGGCCGACGTTTTTCAGATGCGTTTCCAGGTCAATTTCTAG
- the pstA gene encoding phosphate ABC transporter permease PstA, whose amino-acid sequence MSSDRLRRRHATTKCFRLLCAAVAWAGIVILAVLLFHVTREGIRWLDLQFLTEFPSRFPEQAGIKSALWGTVWLITLTAGFSIPVGVAAAIYLEEFSPKNRLSQLIEVNIGNLAGVPSIVYGILGLVIFVRFLTLGRSVLAGSLTMTLLILPVIIIAAREALRAVPDSIRHAAFALGATRWQAVRAQVLPVALPGILTGVILALSRAIGETAPLVMIGALTYVAFVPEGPMDAFTALPIQIFNWASRPQADFHQLAAAGIIVLLVTLLLMNATAVWIRQRAERTGR is encoded by the coding sequence ATGAGTTCCGATCGCCTCCGGCGCCGGCACGCTACCACCAAGTGTTTCCGCCTTCTCTGTGCCGCTGTGGCGTGGGCCGGGATCGTCATCCTGGCAGTGTTGCTTTTCCACGTGACTCGCGAGGGAATCCGTTGGCTCGACCTTCAATTCCTCACTGAGTTTCCCTCCCGGTTTCCGGAGCAGGCAGGCATCAAGTCGGCGCTCTGGGGAACCGTCTGGCTGATCACCCTCACAGCCGGGTTTTCCATACCCGTGGGGGTTGCTGCGGCGATCTATCTGGAGGAGTTTTCCCCCAAGAACCGGCTGTCACAGTTGATTGAGGTCAACATCGGCAATCTGGCGGGAGTACCCTCCATCGTCTACGGGATTCTGGGGCTGGTTATCTTTGTGCGGTTCCTGACCCTGGGACGAAGCGTCCTGGCCGGAAGCCTGACCATGACGCTGCTGATTCTTCCCGTCATCATCATTGCCGCGCGAGAGGCGCTCCGCGCCGTACCCGATTCCATTCGTCACGCTGCCTTTGCCCTGGGAGCGACTCGTTGGCAAGCGGTGAGGGCGCAAGTCCTGCCCGTGGCGCTGCCGGGGATTCTGACCGGTGTGATCCTGGCATTGTCGCGGGCAATCGGCGAGACGGCTCCCCTGGTCATGATTGGCGCTCTGACCTATGTCGCCTTCGTGCCGGAAGGACCCATGGACGCCTTTACGGCCCTGCCCATTCAGATCTTCAACTGGGCCTCCCGTCCCCAGGCAGACTTCCATCAGTTGGCTGCAGCCGGAATCATTGTACTTCTGGTAACACTACTGCTCATGAACGCCACCGCGGTATGGATTCGACAACGCGCCGAGAGGACAGGTCGATGA
- a CDS encoding PstS family phosphate ABC transporter substrate-binding protein, giving the protein MKQTRHWTNVKAITVAIGALYTSFFLFGCAGGEGNRPATVRVDGSSTVFPITEAVAEEFQKLNRNIRVTVGISGTGGGFKKFSVGETDLNDASRPIKAKEISMASENGIEFVELPVAFDGISVLVNPGNEFVDSLTVDELRKIWQPGSTVKKWSDIRADWEDRALNLYGPGTDSGTFDYFTEAINGKSHACRADFTASEDDNVLVQGIAGDPNALGFFGFAYYGENRSRLKAVPIDAGKGPVAPSEQTINDGSYEPLSRPIFVYVSKKASERPEVAAFVRFYLENAPQLVTEVGYVPLPDRVYQLALERFENRATGSLFASGHRVGMSLEDLLSVKE; this is encoded by the coding sequence ATGAAGCAGACCAGGCACTGGACAAATGTGAAGGCAATCACTGTTGCTATTGGTGCGCTGTACACATCGTTTTTCCTGTTCGGCTGTGCCGGGGGCGAGGGAAACAGGCCAGCCACCGTGAGAGTGGACGGTTCCAGCACTGTCTTCCCCATTACCGAAGCCGTGGCCGAGGAGTTTCAAAAGCTGAATCGGAATATTCGGGTTACCGTCGGCATTTCGGGTACGGGTGGAGGATTCAAGAAATTCTCTGTCGGTGAAACGGATTTGAACGATGCCTCTCGGCCGATCAAGGCCAAGGAAATTTCAATGGCCTCCGAAAACGGGATTGAATTCGTCGAGCTTCCGGTCGCCTTCGACGGGATATCCGTCCTGGTCAATCCAGGCAATGAATTCGTTGATTCCTTGACCGTGGACGAGCTTCGGAAGATTTGGCAACCGGGAAGCACGGTGAAGAAGTGGAGCGATATCCGGGCCGACTGGGAAGATCGTGCCCTGAATCTCTATGGTCCGGGAACCGACTCCGGAACCTTCGACTACTTCACGGAAGCCATCAACGGAAAGTCTCATGCCTGTCGCGCCGATTTCACCGCCAGCGAGGACGACAACGTGCTGGTGCAAGGTATTGCCGGGGACCCAAACGCCCTGGGTTTCTTTGGCTTCGCCTACTACGGGGAGAATCGTTCCCGACTGAAAGCGGTGCCGATCGATGCCGGCAAAGGACCGGTTGCACCTTCGGAACAGACCATCAACGACGGAAGCTACGAACCGCTTTCGCGGCCGATTTTCGTCTATGTCAGCAAGAAAGCCTCCGAGCGTCCGGAGGTGGCGGCCTTCGTCAGGTTCTATCTTGAGAATGCTCCCCAGCTGGTGACAGAGGTCGGATATGTGCCCTTGCCGGATCGCGTCTATCAACTGGCGCTCGAGAGATTCGAGAATCGAGCCACGGGATCGCTCTTCGCCTCGGGACACAGGGTTGGCATGAGTCTTGAAGATCTGCTCAGCGTCAAAGAATAG
- the pstC gene encoding phosphate ABC transporter permease subunit PstC: MAGAGTRKSRAKEELIRFVLFLCAFLSILTTLSIISILAWEAYSFFREVRVFDFLSGTRWTPLLEPRSFGVLPLVAGTLQIVVGASLIAIPVGLASAIYLAEFASARVRRVLKPVLEILAGIPTVVYGYFALTFVTPLIAGIFPQTQIFNAASASIVVGIMVLPMTASLCDDALRAVPESLRQGAFALGATQFEVTLRVVLPAALSGVMASFVLAASRAIGETMAVTLAAGATPKMTLNPLESIQTMTAYIVQVSLGDTPVGTVEYQTIFAVAALLFAITLSMNIIAHRVLARFREVYE, encoded by the coding sequence CTGGCGGGCGCAGGCACCAGGAAATCCCGGGCAAAGGAGGAGTTGATCCGATTCGTACTCTTCCTTTGCGCCTTCCTGTCCATCCTGACCACGCTGTCCATCATTTCCATCCTGGCGTGGGAGGCCTACTCCTTTTTCCGAGAGGTACGAGTCTTCGATTTCCTCTCGGGAACCCGATGGACACCGCTTCTGGAACCCCGATCTTTCGGTGTGCTTCCTCTGGTCGCGGGTACGCTGCAAATCGTCGTCGGTGCTTCTCTGATCGCAATCCCCGTGGGACTGGCCAGTGCCATCTACCTGGCAGAGTTTGCCTCTGCTCGGGTCAGGAGGGTGCTGAAGCCGGTTCTGGAGATTCTGGCGGGAATTCCCACCGTCGTCTACGGCTATTTCGCACTCACCTTCGTGACTCCCCTGATTGCCGGCATTTTCCCCCAAACACAGATTTTCAACGCCGCCAGCGCCTCCATCGTCGTCGGCATCATGGTGCTGCCCATGACGGCGTCCCTGTGCGACGACGCGCTGCGCGCCGTCCCGGAGTCTCTGCGCCAGGGAGCCTTTGCCCTGGGAGCCACCCAGTTTGAAGTGACCCTGCGGGTAGTCCTGCCGGCGGCTCTTTCGGGAGTCATGGCTTCCTTCGTCCTGGCTGCGTCCCGCGCCATTGGAGAAACGATGGCGGTGACGCTGGCTGCCGGAGCAACACCGAAGATGACACTGAACCCACTCGAAAGCATTCAGACCATGACGGCCTATATTGTCCAGGTGAGCCTCGGCGACACCCCCGTGGGTACGGTCGAGTACCAGACCATCTTTGCCGTGGCTGCTCTGCTGTTCGCCATCACCTTGAGCATGAACATCATCGCCCACCGGGTGCTGGCGAGGTTCCGCGAGGTCTACGAATGA
- the phoU gene encoding phosphate signaling complex protein PhoU → MSIHLQKDLEHLDKELLILSSMVEDATNKAILALVDRRLDLARQVMREDDRINTREVLIEEECLKMLALHQPVAADLRFIVAVLKVNNDLERMGDLAVNIAERAAYLATREPLQVSLDFPKMAEGVREMVRESLDALTNMNPRLARHVLTMDDEIDEANRGMFDILQDLMHRDPSTIERAVHLLSASRHLERIADLATNIAQDVVYIAEGRMIRHLTEDDIDRQKAEGNERDRS, encoded by the coding sequence ATGTCCATCCACTTGCAGAAGGACCTGGAACACCTGGACAAGGAACTGTTGATCCTGTCATCGATGGTCGAGGATGCAACCAACAAGGCGATTCTGGCCCTGGTCGACCGGCGGCTGGATCTGGCCCGGCAGGTGATGCGCGAAGACGACCGGATCAACACCCGGGAAGTCCTGATTGAAGAGGAATGCCTCAAGATGCTGGCCCTTCACCAACCGGTGGCCGCAGACCTTCGCTTCATCGTGGCCGTGCTGAAGGTGAACAATGACCTGGAGCGCATGGGAGACCTGGCCGTCAACATCGCCGAACGGGCAGCCTACCTGGCCACCCGGGAGCCGCTGCAGGTTTCCCTGGATTTTCCCAAGATGGCCGAGGGTGTCCGCGAAATGGTGCGCGAGAGTCTGGATGCCCTGACCAATATGAATCCTCGACTGGCCCGGCACGTCTTGACCATGGATGACGAGATTGACGAAGCCAACCGCGGAATGTTCGACATCCTGCAGGACCTCATGCACCGGGATCCATCAACCATTGAGCGGGCTGTCCACCTGCTTTCGGCCTCTCGCCACCTGGAGCGAATTGCCGACCTGGCCACCAACATCGCCCAGGACGTTGTCTACATCGCCGAAGGCCGAATGATTCGCCATTTGACCGAAGACGACATTGACAGGCAAAAAGCAGAAGGCAACGAAAGGGACCGATCTTGA
- the pstB gene encoding phosphate ABC transporter ATP-binding protein PstB: MNTLTKPDAQNSASEQTRSVLDVIDLTIRYGTKPAIQRVSLSIPQHRITAIIGPSGCGKSTLLRAFNRMNDFIPNVGMEGRILYMGSDVYAREVDPVEVRRRIGMVFQKPNPFPKSILQNVAWGPSINGFTGNLDDRVEQSLRRAALWEEVSDRLHESALALSGGQQQRLCIARALAMEPDVILMDEPCSALDPVSTARIEDLMFELKERYTIVIVTHNMQQAARVSNLTAFLENGSLVEFGETDQVFTRPRNQRTEEYVTGRFG, from the coding sequence ATGAACACTTTGACGAAACCCGATGCTCAAAACTCAGCCTCGGAACAGACCCGGTCGGTCCTGGATGTCATTGACCTGACCATACGCTATGGGACAAAACCCGCGATCCAGAGAGTCTCGCTCTCCATTCCCCAACATCGAATTACGGCAATCATCGGGCCCTCGGGTTGCGGCAAGAGCACTCTGCTGAGGGCCTTCAACCGGATGAACGACTTCATTCCCAACGTGGGCATGGAGGGCCGGATCCTTTACATGGGTTCGGATGTTTATGCGCGTGAAGTCGATCCGGTAGAGGTTCGGCGCCGCATCGGCATGGTTTTCCAAAAACCGAACCCGTTCCCCAAATCGATTCTTCAGAACGTTGCCTGGGGGCCCTCCATCAATGGATTCACCGGTAATCTGGACGACCGTGTCGAACAGTCCCTTCGCCGCGCCGCACTTTGGGAAGAGGTCAGCGACCGCCTCCACGAGTCTGCCCTGGCGCTCTCCGGAGGCCAGCAGCAAAGACTCTGCATCGCCAGGGCCCTGGCCATGGAGCCGGACGTCATCCTGATGGACGAACCCTGCTCGGCTCTCGATCCCGTTTCAACGGCTCGCATCGAAGATCTGATGTTTGAGCTGAAGGAGCGATACACGATCGTCATTGTCACCCACAACATGCAGCAGGCGGCCCGCGTCTCGAACCTGACGGCCTTTTTGGAGAACGGCAGCCTGGTCGAATTCGGGGAGACCGACCAGGTCTTCACAAGACCCCGGAATCAGAGAACTGAGGAGTATGTGACCGGGCGCTTCGGATAG